In Brassica napus cultivar Da-Ae chromosome C2, Da-Ae, whole genome shotgun sequence, the sequence AGCTTATGTTTGTGGGGAAAGATCGGGAGTCATACAAGAGAAACCTTTTGCATTTGGAGAGACTCTTAACGGAAGAACCAAGGTAGATATCGAAACCGAAATGCAACTGGTAGAGCAGAAATTGAAAAGCCTCGTTGAACAAGGTTGTtcagaagaagaaactaaaCATGCCATGAAAGATCTCGGAACGAAAAGGTTTGTGCTCAAGTGCCATAGTTAGAAACTCAAGAggtataaaaaattaagttgagGCCCATTGTTCATATATCATGTTAATTAGGGCAAAGCTTTATGGGTGGCCTGACCCATATGTATTCACCAAAGCAATGGGAGAGATGTTTCTTGGACAATATAGAGAAAATATGCCTATTGTAATAATACGTCCCACAATGATCACAAGCACTTTCTTGGACCCATTTCCCGGTTGGATTGAAGGCGTAAGGTAAGCTATCACCAAATTTTGACTCTTTCCTTTGTTGTTCTCGTTATCTCCAAGTTATATTAacctaatttatatttttcgtaAATATTTGATTGTTATTATCTATTGTTCATCCAGTATATGATTTCTCTCTGACTCGACttctttgtggttgttgtaTATATGAAGAACCGTAGATAGTGTGGTTGTAGCATACGGAAAGGGGGTGCTTAAGTGTTTTCTGGTTGATCAAAAAGTAGCATGTGATATTGTAAGTTCACTAGGCACATTAACAATTTTGTACAAGGTAAattttagattatatatttagtaGCTTGATTTTAACACGAATATGTATGACTGTATTTCCATAACAAGATACCGGTCGACATGGTGGCAAACGCAATGATCGTGACCGCAGATGAACACTTCCATGATTTAGGAAGTCAAACCGTTTACCATGTGGCCTCATCTTACCAGAATCCGATAGTGTATAAGCAAATTTATGAAGTAAGTGTTCGGTATTTCATGAAAAGCCCTCTGCTCAGTCGCAGTGGCATGCCTATTGTCCCAAAAGCTACACTTTTTTTATCCACTATGGCTATGTTCCGTCTATATACGAGCCTTCGCTTTAAATTTCCATTACAGGTACATTTACTTAGTTGCatagaattttaattattttattaagataTCATTTTAAACGCATCATCTAAGATGTGCTCCGTTTCTATTTTCGTAAGGTATTGAGATTACTAAGCATAACTTTCCCATTGCAATTTGGAGACAAATATGAACGTCACAACCGTAAATTCAAGATGGCCATGAGATTGGTGAAATTTTATGAGCCTTACCTACTCTTCAAGGGCATGTATGTGTCTCTACCTCATTGTTCCtcgaactcttttttttttccattattttCTTCCATTTTTAATAATGCCGTATCTATTAgatattttcctataaaatgCTTAACTTTTTTAAAGCTTTTTGCTCAACTTCTTGATCCAGTATTAAATTGCATGTGAGTTTTTTTGTGCTTGATCTTGAGAACCAATTACCAAGAGCACAGATGTCTCATACTTTACAGAGACACTGTCCAAAAATAAAAGT encodes:
- the LOC106436642 gene encoding putative fatty acyl-CoA reductase 7 isoform X2, which translates into the protein MEPNRVQFLENRTLLVTGASGFLAKVFVERILRLQPNVKRLYLLVRASDKKSAEQRLHSEVFEKDLFRVLRKNIGDESLSALISEKVVPVPGDISLNNMGVTDSNLLQDMVQEIDLVFHAAATTRFDERYDVALRINTFGALNVLNFAKKCVKSQLLLHVSTAYVCGERSGVIQEKPFAFGETLNGRTKVDIETEMQLVEQKLKSLVEQGCSEEETKHAMKDLGTKRAKLYGWPDPYVFTKAMGEMFLGQYRENMPIVIIRPTMITSTFLDPFPGWIEGVRTVDSVVVAYGKGVLKCFLVDQKVACDIIPVDMVANAMIVTADEHFHDLGSQTVYHVASSYQNPIVYKQIYEVSVRYFMKSPLLSRSGMPIVPKATLFLSTMAMFRLYTSLRFKFPLQVLRLLSITFPLQFGDKYERHNRKFKMAMRLVKFYEPYLLFKGIFEDQNLETLRIKNEAKEMHDLSGFNLICIDWEDYFMNTHIPGLVTHALNK
- the LOC106436642 gene encoding putative fatty acyl-CoA reductase 7 isoform X1; the encoded protein is MEPNRVQFLENRTLLVTGASGFLAKGIFFSAKVFVERILRLQPNVKRLYLLVRASDKKSAEQRLHSEVFEKDLFRVLRKNIGDESLSALISEKVVPVPGDISLNNMGVTDSNLLQDMVQEIDLVFHAAATTRFDERYDVALRINTFGALNVLNFAKKCVKSQLLLHVSTAYVCGERSGVIQEKPFAFGETLNGRTKVDIETEMQLVEQKLKSLVEQGCSEEETKHAMKDLGTKRAKLYGWPDPYVFTKAMGEMFLGQYRENMPIVIIRPTMITSTFLDPFPGWIEGVRTVDSVVVAYGKGVLKCFLVDQKVACDIIPVDMVANAMIVTADEHFHDLGSQTVYHVASSYQNPIVYKQIYEVSVRYFMKSPLLSRSGMPIVPKATLFLSTMAMFRLYTSLRFKFPLQVLRLLSITFPLQFGDKYERHNRKFKMAMRLVKFYEPYLLFKGIFEDQNLETLRIKNEAKEMHDLSGFNLICIDWEDYFMNTHIPGLVTHALNK